The Bradyrhizobium sp. B097 genome contains the following window.
CTTCGCCGGATCGACGCCGACCAGCGCCATGTTGTTGAGCAGCACCTCGGGCGTGTAGCCATAGTCGAGCATCAACGTGCGCTGCGCGCCCTTGGCCTCCGACTCCAGCCACAGCGACAGGCCCCATTCATTGTGCAGCGACTTCTGGTAGTCGGCGGTGCGCGGCGGCGGCGCGATCGTGACGCCGCCCGCCTGCTTCGGCTTGAAGAATAAATCGTAGCTGGAATCGACCAGCACGCGGATCGAGAGCTTGTCGACGGTCGGCACCTCGATCGGTGCCGCGCTCGCGATCTCGACGCAGGAGAATGCGCCCGCGGCGGCGGCGCCGGCGATCGCCGCCGAGCCCTTCAGGAAATCACGTCGTGCCAAATCCCGTGTCATCATAATCCCCTATGTTCTGAAAATTCTTCAATACAAACCACGCGGAGCCTAGGTTCAATCGGGGCGCAGCTCAATCGGGCACTTGCGTCGTTTGCAGATCACATTCGCGCGCGGTGCAATGCGCGCGCCATTGACTTGGGTGCGGTTATGCGCGCAACTTCATGCATTCGCATCTTTCTCGCCGATGCGTCAGCAATCCCCGGAAATGCAGGATCACGCCCATGATCGATCTCCACTACTGGTCCACGCCGAACGGCCACAAGATCACGATGTTCCTCGAAGAGACCGGACTGGAATACAAGGTTTTCCCGGTGAACATCGGCAAGGGCGATCAGTTCAAGCCGGATTTCCTGCAGGTCGCGCCGAACAACCGGATTCCGGCGATCGTCGATCACGCGCCGAAGGGCGGCGGCAAGCCGATCTCTCTCTTCGAATCTGGCGCGATCCTGCTCTATCTCGCCGAGAAGACCGGAAAGTTCCTGCCTGCGGATCTCTACGGCCGCTATGACGCGATCCAGTGGACGTTCTGGCAGATGGGCGGGCTCGGGCCGATGGCCGGGCAGAACCATCACTTCCGCAACTACGCGGTCGAGAAGCTGCCTTACGCGATCGATCGCTATGTCAACGAGACCAACCGGCTCTACGGTGTCCTCAACAAGCGGCTCGCCGACCGCGAATTCATCGCCGGCGACTATTCGATCGCCGACATGGCGAGCTATCCCTGGGTCGTGCCCTACAAGAACCAGGGCCAGGAGATTGACGACTTCCCGCATCTGAAGCGCTGGCTGGAGACGATCGGCAAGCGCCCGGCGACCGAGCGCGCCTATGCCAAGGCGAAGGAGGTCAACCCGAATTTCGGCCAGCCCGCGATCCGCACCGAGGAAGAGCGCAAGCTGCTGTTCGGACAGACCGCGGCGGTGGTGCGGTAGGGCGCGACTCTATTCCCCGTCATTGCGAGCGAAGCGAAGCAATCCATATCACGGCATCGTAGATAGATGGATTGCTTCGTCGCTTCGCTCCTCGCAATGACGGGTGTGGGACGAGCGGAGCTCACGCCCCCACATACTTCGCCGGCCGCCGTTCCTTCCACGCCGCGAGCCCCTCGGCGAGATCGCGGCTCGGCACCAGCGCGGCGAACTGCTCGCTCTCGACCAGCAGGCCTTCCGCAATCGGCATGTTGAGCCCACGCGTCACCGCGGTGATGGTGCCGGCGACGGCATCGGGCGAATGCCTGGTGATGCGGCCGGCGAGCTCACGCGCGGCGGTCAGCAATTGATCGTGTGGCACGATCTGGTTGATCAGCCCGATCTCGCGTGCGTGCTCGGGCGGGAACGGATCGCCTGTCAGCAGCAGCTCGAGGGCGCGCTTGCGTCCCGCCAGCCGCGGCAGCCGCTGCGTGCCGCCGAAGGTCGGGGGCAT
Protein-coding sequences here:
- a CDS encoding glutathione S-transferase N-terminal domain-containing protein → MIDLHYWSTPNGHKITMFLEETGLEYKVFPVNIGKGDQFKPDFLQVAPNNRIPAIVDHAPKGGGKPISLFESGAILLYLAEKTGKFLPADLYGRYDAIQWTFWQMGGLGPMAGQNHHFRNYAVEKLPYAIDRYVNETNRLYGVLNKRLADREFIAGDYSIADMASYPWVVPYKNQGQEIDDFPHLKRWLETIGKRPATERAYAKAKEVNPNFGQPAIRTEEERKLLFGQTAAVVR